One window of the Populus nigra chromosome 4, ddPopNigr1.1, whole genome shotgun sequence genome contains the following:
- the LOC133691602 gene encoding uncharacterized protein LOC133691602 produces MGSSGMKPLEENAKPPPPPPSSSFSENWKERILIPTLLAGITGGGVGLVSKHRKVHGLANISTTYATNFSIVTGCYCGAREFVRVVRKSEPDDLVNSAVAGFGSGALLGRLQGGQFGAFRYSVIFAVVGTTVDFATIKLRPALSSFKESIFKEKEKKPGWLKLPEWSPIQVLDEEALAAKEAREKELYAQRALGKLSKEES; encoded by the exons ATGGGATCAAGCGGTATGAAACCTCTAGAAGAAAATGCCAAACCGCCTCCGCCGCCGCCGTCTTCTTCGTTTTCGGAAAATTGGAAGGAGCGGATACTCATCCCCACACTTCTCGCAG GGATAACTGGCGGAGGAGTTGGGTTGGTGTCTAAGCATCGAAAAGTTCATGGGCTCGCTAACATTTCAACAACTTATGCCACTAATTTTTCCATCGTCACCGGCTGCTATTGCG gGGCGCGTGAATTCGTAAGAGTAGTTCGAAAATCAGAACCAGATGATCTAGTAAACTCCGCGGTTGCAGGGTTTGGCAGTGGTGCTCTTCTTGGACGTCTTCAAG GGGGTCAGTTTGGTGCCTTTCGCTACTCGGTCATCTTTGCTGTTGTGGGCACAACGGTGGATTTTGCTACTATCAAACTAAGACCTGCATTGAGTAGTTTTAAAGAATCTATATTcaaggaaaaagagaagaaacctGGTTGGTTAAAGTTGCCAGAGTGGTCTCCCATACAAGTACTTGATGAGGAAGCGCTTGCTGCAAAAGAAGCTCGGGAAAAAGAACTCTATGCACAAAGAGCTCTTGGCAAACTTAGCAAGGAAGAATCTTGA
- the LOC133692638 gene encoding FHA domain-containing protein FHA2: protein MGATGSDVEAGFAKLQGEDFEYYMQTYSIILGRNSKKSTVDVDLSSLGGGMNISRHHARIFYDFTRRRFALEVLGKNGCLVEGVLHLPGNPPVKLDSQDLLQIGDKEFYFLLPVRSILGGALAPRHHVAVVPQYGYHSGGADRMVGPVSVATVKKGRAREFYEEEFDDEEDVGGSGGGGKKMRREGYEGYGYGSGSGGKAGMAGAVGEKKMEGRSRIDRESDNQQLLQLEEKDVVSSVATVLSDLCGPGEWMPMEKLHAELVEQYSSIWHHSRVRRYLTSEDWTGPEAKGKPWYGLLMLLRKYPEHFVINTRSKGRVTLEFVSLVSLLT from the exons ATGGGAGCGACGGGAAGCGACGTAGAGGCCGGATTTGCGAAGCTACAAGGAGAAGACTTCGAGTACTATATGCAAACATACTCAATAATCTTAGGCCGGAACTCGAAAAAATCCACCGTCGATGTCGACCTCTCAAGCCTTGGCGGTGGGATGAACATATCACGCCACCACGCGCGCATCTTCTACGATTTCACGCGACGCCGTTTCGCACTTGAAGTACTCGGCAAGAACGGTTGCCTAGTCGAAGGCGTACTCCACCTGCCAGGAAACCCTCCGGTCAAGTTGGATTCACAAGATCTGTTGCAAATCGGAGATAAAGAATTTTACTTTTTGCTCCCTGTTAGGAGTATTTTGGGCGGGGCGTTAGCGCCTAGGCACCACGTGGCGGTTGTGCCGCAGTATGGGTATCATTCCGGTGGGGCGGATAGGATGGTGGGACCGGTTTCGGTTGCGACGGTTAAGAAGGGGAGAGCGAGGGAGTTTTACGAGgaggagtttgatgatgaggagGATGTTGGTggcagtggtggtggtgggaagAAGATGAGGAGAGAGGGTTATGAAGGGTATGGATATGGAAGTGGGTCTGGTGGTAAAGCAGGAATGGCTGGAGCTGTAG GAGAAAAGAAGATGGAGGGAAGATCAAGGATTGATCGCGAGTCTGACAATCAACAACTTCTGCAGTTAGAGGAAAAAGATGTAGTATCATCTGTTGCTACTGTGCTATCTGATCTTTGTGGTCCTGGAGAATGGATGCCCATGGAGAAACTTCATGCTGAG TTGGTCGAGCAATATAGCAGCATATGGCATCATTCTCGAGTAAGGAGATATCTCACATCTGAGGACTGGACGGGTCCTGAAGCCAAGGGCAAACCATGGTATGGCTTGCTTATGTTGCTAAGAAAATATCCAGAGCACTTTGTCATCAACACAAGGTCCAAAGGCCGGGTGACACTGGAGTTTGTCTCTCTTGTCTCTCTGCTTACATAA